Proteins found in one Cheilinus undulatus linkage group 9, ASM1832078v1, whole genome shotgun sequence genomic segment:
- the LOC121515423 gene encoding CUGBP Elav-like family member 2 isoform X4: protein MHADLCLLSNGNGSKMNGSLEHLDQPDPDSIKMFVGQIPRSWSETELRELFEPFGAVHQINILRDRTQNPPQSKGCCFVTFYTRKAALEAQNALHNIKTLSGMHHPIQMKPADSEKTSAVEDRKLFIGMVSKKYGENEIRMMFSSFGQIEECRILRGPDGQSRGCAFVTFATRAMAQNAIKTMHHSQTMEGCSSPLVVKFADTQRDKEQRRLQQQLVQQIQQLNSASTWGNLAGLGTLTPQYLALLQQATSTSNQGSFNGIQRLGGVNPLQLQNLATLAAAAAAAQSSGSPTSTNALSSNSAALGALASPAGSTAGSSAGAAMNTLASLGTLQGLTGTSVGLNLNALTNSVSGMGGMNGGLGASMANGSAASSMDALTQAYSGMQQYTASALPSLYGQSLLQQSIAGSQKEVGPEGANLFIYHLPQEFGDQDLLQMFMPFGNVVSAKVFIDKQTNLSKCFGFVSYDNPVSAQAAIQAMNGFQIGMKRLKVQLKRSKNDSKPY, encoded by the exons CAACGGAAACGGCAGCAAGATGAACGGGTCACTGGAGCATCTGGATCAGCCAGATCCAGACTCGATCAAGATGTTTGTGGGACAGATTCCACGCTCCTGGTCAGAAACAGAACTCAGAGAGCTTTTCGAGCCTTTCGGAGCTGTGCACCAGATCAACATCCTCCGTGATCGTACCCAGAATCCCCCTCAGAGTAAAG GATGctgttttgtaactttttatacAAGAAAAGCTGCACTGGAGGCCCAGAATGCACTGCACAACATAAAGACCTTAAGTGGG ATGCATCATCCTATCCAGATGAAACCTGCAGACAGTGAGAAAACAAGTG CTGTAGAGGACAGAAAACTCTTCATTGGAATGGTTTCAAAGAAATACGGCGAGAACGAGATCCGAATGATGTTCTCGTCTTTCGGACAGATCGAAGAGTGCAGAATCCTCCGGGGACCAGATGGTCAGAGCAGAG GCTGTGCGTTTGTCACATTTGCTACCAGGGCAATGGCACAGAATGCAATCAAAACCATGCATCACTCTCAGACTATGGAG GGCTGTTCCTCACCTTTGGTGGTGAAGtttgcagacacacagagagataAGGAGCAGCGGCGCCTGCAGCAGCAGTTAGTACAGCAGATTCAGCAGCTCAACAGCGCCTCCACCTGGGGAAACTTGGCTGGCCTGGGGACCCTCACACCACAGTATCTTGCC CTGCTGCAGCAGGCCACATCCACCAGTAACCAGGGCAGTTTCAACGGAATTCAGAGGCTAGGAG GTGTGAATCCGCTTCAGCTGCAGAACTTGGCCACATtagctgctgctgccgctgcagCTCAGAGTTCTGGCAGCCCAACCTCCACCAATGCTCTCTCTTCAAACAGTGCAGCCCTAGGAGCTCTGGCCAGTCCAG CCGGTTCAACAGCAGGGTCCAGCGCGGGTGCTGCCATGAACACCTTGGCATCCCTAGGCACCCTGCAGGGTCTCACAGGGACCTCTGTGGGCCTCAACCTGAACGCTCTCACCAATAGCGTCAGCG GGATGGGAGGCATGAATGGGGGCTTGGGAGCCTCTATGGCCAACGGATCAGCAGCCAGCTCCATGGATGCTCTGACCCAGGCCTACTCAGGGATGCAGCAGTACACAGCCTCCGCCCTGCCCTCCCTCTACGGCCAGTCTCTCTTGCAGCAGAGCATTGCTGGCAGCCAGAAGGAAG TAGGGCCAGAGGGCGCCAACCTGTTCATCTACCATCTGCCCCAGGAGTTTGGGGACCAAGATCTTCTGCAGATGTTTATGCCTTTTGGAAATGTGGTCTCTGCCAAAGTCTTCATCGACAAACAGACCAATCTGAGCAAGTGCTTCG GTTTCGTCAGCTACGACAATCCCGTCTCTGCCCAAGCTGCCATCCAGGCCATGAACGGGTTTCAGATCGGAATGAAGAGGCTGAAGGTTCAGCTGAAGCGCTCAAAGAACGACAGCAAACCCTACTGA
- the LOC121515423 gene encoding CUGBP Elav-like family member 2 isoform X1, with amino-acid sequence MLEHSSELALVQSLYANSMRCPPSAAGISVRNEDLPMSNGNGSKMNGSLEHLDQPDPDSIKMFVGQIPRSWSETELRELFEPFGAVHQINILRDRTQNPPQSKGCCFVTFYTRKAALEAQNALHNIKTLSGMHHPIQMKPADSEKTSAVEDRKLFIGMVSKKYGENEIRMMFSSFGQIEECRILRGPDGQSRGCAFVTFATRAMAQNAIKTMHHSQTMEGCSSPLVVKFADTQRDKEQRRLQQQLVQQIQQLNSASTWGNLAGLGTLTPQYLALLQQATSTSNQGSFNGIQRLGGVNPLQLQNLATLAAAAAAAQSSGSPTSTNALSSNSAALGALASPAGSTAGSSAGAAMNTLASLGTLQGLTGTSVGLNLNALTNSVSGMGGMNGGLGASMANGSAASSMDALTQAYSGMQQYTASALPSLYGQSLLQQSIAGSQKEVGPEGANLFIYHLPQEFGDQDLLQMFMPFGNVVSAKVFIDKQTNLSKCFGFVSYDNPVSAQAAIQAMNGFQIGMKRLKVQLKRSKNDSKPY; translated from the exons CAACGGAAACGGCAGCAAGATGAACGGGTCACTGGAGCATCTGGATCAGCCAGATCCAGACTCGATCAAGATGTTTGTGGGACAGATTCCACGCTCCTGGTCAGAAACAGAACTCAGAGAGCTTTTCGAGCCTTTCGGAGCTGTGCACCAGATCAACATCCTCCGTGATCGTACCCAGAATCCCCCTCAGAGTAAAG GATGctgttttgtaactttttatacAAGAAAAGCTGCACTGGAGGCCCAGAATGCACTGCACAACATAAAGACCTTAAGTGGG ATGCATCATCCTATCCAGATGAAACCTGCAGACAGTGAGAAAACAAGTG CTGTAGAGGACAGAAAACTCTTCATTGGAATGGTTTCAAAGAAATACGGCGAGAACGAGATCCGAATGATGTTCTCGTCTTTCGGACAGATCGAAGAGTGCAGAATCCTCCGGGGACCAGATGGTCAGAGCAGAG GCTGTGCGTTTGTCACATTTGCTACCAGGGCAATGGCACAGAATGCAATCAAAACCATGCATCACTCTCAGACTATGGAG GGCTGTTCCTCACCTTTGGTGGTGAAGtttgcagacacacagagagataAGGAGCAGCGGCGCCTGCAGCAGCAGTTAGTACAGCAGATTCAGCAGCTCAACAGCGCCTCCACCTGGGGAAACTTGGCTGGCCTGGGGACCCTCACACCACAGTATCTTGCC CTGCTGCAGCAGGCCACATCCACCAGTAACCAGGGCAGTTTCAACGGAATTCAGAGGCTAGGAG GTGTGAATCCGCTTCAGCTGCAGAACTTGGCCACATtagctgctgctgccgctgcagCTCAGAGTTCTGGCAGCCCAACCTCCACCAATGCTCTCTCTTCAAACAGTGCAGCCCTAGGAGCTCTGGCCAGTCCAG CCGGTTCAACAGCAGGGTCCAGCGCGGGTGCTGCCATGAACACCTTGGCATCCCTAGGCACCCTGCAGGGTCTCACAGGGACCTCTGTGGGCCTCAACCTGAACGCTCTCACCAATAGCGTCAGCG GGATGGGAGGCATGAATGGGGGCTTGGGAGCCTCTATGGCCAACGGATCAGCAGCCAGCTCCATGGATGCTCTGACCCAGGCCTACTCAGGGATGCAGCAGTACACAGCCTCCGCCCTGCCCTCCCTCTACGGCCAGTCTCTCTTGCAGCAGAGCATTGCTGGCAGCCAGAAGGAAG TAGGGCCAGAGGGCGCCAACCTGTTCATCTACCATCTGCCCCAGGAGTTTGGGGACCAAGATCTTCTGCAGATGTTTATGCCTTTTGGAAATGTGGTCTCTGCCAAAGTCTTCATCGACAAACAGACCAATCTGAGCAAGTGCTTCG GTTTCGTCAGCTACGACAATCCCGTCTCTGCCCAAGCTGCCATCCAGGCCATGAACGGGTTTCAGATCGGAATGAAGAGGCTGAAGGTTCAGCTGAAGCGCTCAAAGAACGACAGCAAACCCTACTGA
- the LOC121515423 gene encoding CUGBP Elav-like family member 2 isoform X3: protein MTSTYNLDFHPLTESRLLTTGDTINGNGSKMNGSLEHLDQPDPDSIKMFVGQIPRSWSETELRELFEPFGAVHQINILRDRTQNPPQSKGCCFVTFYTRKAALEAQNALHNIKTLSGMHHPIQMKPADSEKTSAVEDRKLFIGMVSKKYGENEIRMMFSSFGQIEECRILRGPDGQSRGCAFVTFATRAMAQNAIKTMHHSQTMEGCSSPLVVKFADTQRDKEQRRLQQQLVQQIQQLNSASTWGNLAGLGTLTPQYLALLQQATSTSNQGSFNGIQRLGGVNPLQLQNLATLAAAAAAAQSSGSPTSTNALSSNSAALGALASPAGSTAGSSAGAAMNTLASLGTLQGLTGTSVGLNLNALTNSVSGMGGMNGGLGASMANGSAASSMDALTQAYSGMQQYTASALPSLYGQSLLQQSIAGSQKEVGPEGANLFIYHLPQEFGDQDLLQMFMPFGNVVSAKVFIDKQTNLSKCFGFVSYDNPVSAQAAIQAMNGFQIGMKRLKVQLKRSKNDSKPY, encoded by the exons CAACGGAAACGGCAGCAAGATGAACGGGTCACTGGAGCATCTGGATCAGCCAGATCCAGACTCGATCAAGATGTTTGTGGGACAGATTCCACGCTCCTGGTCAGAAACAGAACTCAGAGAGCTTTTCGAGCCTTTCGGAGCTGTGCACCAGATCAACATCCTCCGTGATCGTACCCAGAATCCCCCTCAGAGTAAAG GATGctgttttgtaactttttatacAAGAAAAGCTGCACTGGAGGCCCAGAATGCACTGCACAACATAAAGACCTTAAGTGGG ATGCATCATCCTATCCAGATGAAACCTGCAGACAGTGAGAAAACAAGTG CTGTAGAGGACAGAAAACTCTTCATTGGAATGGTTTCAAAGAAATACGGCGAGAACGAGATCCGAATGATGTTCTCGTCTTTCGGACAGATCGAAGAGTGCAGAATCCTCCGGGGACCAGATGGTCAGAGCAGAG GCTGTGCGTTTGTCACATTTGCTACCAGGGCAATGGCACAGAATGCAATCAAAACCATGCATCACTCTCAGACTATGGAG GGCTGTTCCTCACCTTTGGTGGTGAAGtttgcagacacacagagagataAGGAGCAGCGGCGCCTGCAGCAGCAGTTAGTACAGCAGATTCAGCAGCTCAACAGCGCCTCCACCTGGGGAAACTTGGCTGGCCTGGGGACCCTCACACCACAGTATCTTGCC CTGCTGCAGCAGGCCACATCCACCAGTAACCAGGGCAGTTTCAACGGAATTCAGAGGCTAGGAG GTGTGAATCCGCTTCAGCTGCAGAACTTGGCCACATtagctgctgctgccgctgcagCTCAGAGTTCTGGCAGCCCAACCTCCACCAATGCTCTCTCTTCAAACAGTGCAGCCCTAGGAGCTCTGGCCAGTCCAG CCGGTTCAACAGCAGGGTCCAGCGCGGGTGCTGCCATGAACACCTTGGCATCCCTAGGCACCCTGCAGGGTCTCACAGGGACCTCTGTGGGCCTCAACCTGAACGCTCTCACCAATAGCGTCAGCG GGATGGGAGGCATGAATGGGGGCTTGGGAGCCTCTATGGCCAACGGATCAGCAGCCAGCTCCATGGATGCTCTGACCCAGGCCTACTCAGGGATGCAGCAGTACACAGCCTCCGCCCTGCCCTCCCTCTACGGCCAGTCTCTCTTGCAGCAGAGCATTGCTGGCAGCCAGAAGGAAG TAGGGCCAGAGGGCGCCAACCTGTTCATCTACCATCTGCCCCAGGAGTTTGGGGACCAAGATCTTCTGCAGATGTTTATGCCTTTTGGAAATGTGGTCTCTGCCAAAGTCTTCATCGACAAACAGACCAATCTGAGCAAGTGCTTCG GTTTCGTCAGCTACGACAATCCCGTCTCTGCCCAAGCTGCCATCCAGGCCATGAACGGGTTTCAGATCGGAATGAAGAGGCTGAAGGTTCAGCTGAAGCGCTCAAAGAACGACAGCAAACCCTACTGA
- the LOC121515423 gene encoding CUGBP Elav-like family member 2 isoform X2, giving the protein MLEHSSELALVQSLYANSMRCPPSAAGISVRNEDLPMSNGNGSKMNGSLEHLDQPDPDSIKMFVGQIPRSWSETELRELFEPFGAVHQINILRDRTQNPPQSKGCCFVTFYTRKAALEAQNALHNIKTLSGMHHPIQMKPADSEKTSAVEDRKLFIGMVSKKYGENEIRMMFSSFGQIEECRILRGPDGQSRGCAFVTFATRAMAQNAIKTMHHSQTMEGCSSPLVVKFADTQRDKEQRRLQQQLVQQIQQLNSASTWGNLAGLGTLTPQYLALLQQATSTSNQGSFNGIQRLGGVNPLQLQNLATLAAAAAAAQSSGSPTSTNALSSNSAALGALASPAGSTAGSSAGAAMNTLASLGTLQGLTGTSVGLNLNALTNSVSGMGGMNGGLGASMANGSAASSMDALTQAYSGMQQYTASALPSLYGQSLLQQSIAGSQKEGPEGANLFIYHLPQEFGDQDLLQMFMPFGNVVSAKVFIDKQTNLSKCFGFVSYDNPVSAQAAIQAMNGFQIGMKRLKVQLKRSKNDSKPY; this is encoded by the exons CAACGGAAACGGCAGCAAGATGAACGGGTCACTGGAGCATCTGGATCAGCCAGATCCAGACTCGATCAAGATGTTTGTGGGACAGATTCCACGCTCCTGGTCAGAAACAGAACTCAGAGAGCTTTTCGAGCCTTTCGGAGCTGTGCACCAGATCAACATCCTCCGTGATCGTACCCAGAATCCCCCTCAGAGTAAAG GATGctgttttgtaactttttatacAAGAAAAGCTGCACTGGAGGCCCAGAATGCACTGCACAACATAAAGACCTTAAGTGGG ATGCATCATCCTATCCAGATGAAACCTGCAGACAGTGAGAAAACAAGTG CTGTAGAGGACAGAAAACTCTTCATTGGAATGGTTTCAAAGAAATACGGCGAGAACGAGATCCGAATGATGTTCTCGTCTTTCGGACAGATCGAAGAGTGCAGAATCCTCCGGGGACCAGATGGTCAGAGCAGAG GCTGTGCGTTTGTCACATTTGCTACCAGGGCAATGGCACAGAATGCAATCAAAACCATGCATCACTCTCAGACTATGGAG GGCTGTTCCTCACCTTTGGTGGTGAAGtttgcagacacacagagagataAGGAGCAGCGGCGCCTGCAGCAGCAGTTAGTACAGCAGATTCAGCAGCTCAACAGCGCCTCCACCTGGGGAAACTTGGCTGGCCTGGGGACCCTCACACCACAGTATCTTGCC CTGCTGCAGCAGGCCACATCCACCAGTAACCAGGGCAGTTTCAACGGAATTCAGAGGCTAGGAG GTGTGAATCCGCTTCAGCTGCAGAACTTGGCCACATtagctgctgctgccgctgcagCTCAGAGTTCTGGCAGCCCAACCTCCACCAATGCTCTCTCTTCAAACAGTGCAGCCCTAGGAGCTCTGGCCAGTCCAG CCGGTTCAACAGCAGGGTCCAGCGCGGGTGCTGCCATGAACACCTTGGCATCCCTAGGCACCCTGCAGGGTCTCACAGGGACCTCTGTGGGCCTCAACCTGAACGCTCTCACCAATAGCGTCAGCG GGATGGGAGGCATGAATGGGGGCTTGGGAGCCTCTATGGCCAACGGATCAGCAGCCAGCTCCATGGATGCTCTGACCCAGGCCTACTCAGGGATGCAGCAGTACACAGCCTCCGCCCTGCCCTCCCTCTACGGCCAGTCTCTCTTGCAGCAGAGCATTGCTGGCAGCCAGAAGGAAG GGCCAGAGGGCGCCAACCTGTTCATCTACCATCTGCCCCAGGAGTTTGGGGACCAAGATCTTCTGCAGATGTTTATGCCTTTTGGAAATGTGGTCTCTGCCAAAGTCTTCATCGACAAACAGACCAATCTGAGCAAGTGCTTCG GTTTCGTCAGCTACGACAATCCCGTCTCTGCCCAAGCTGCCATCCAGGCCATGAACGGGTTTCAGATCGGAATGAAGAGGCTGAAGGTTCAGCTGAAGCGCTCAAAGAACGACAGCAAACCCTACTGA